In Gambusia affinis linkage group LG08, SWU_Gaff_1.0, whole genome shotgun sequence, a single window of DNA contains:
- the fbln1 gene encoding fibulin-1 isoform X2, with amino-acid sequence MALRVVLLCSLFGLLLGQGEKHTAVDDCCKNGQKHASDNNDCASLPLISSSMTCRIAQEQCCVSVLEDNMCSTGINVAKDQGVCDSLLAGTCETKTTKMCCDCCLLGKEAQDLNMPCDHNLSVGYQCSLVSRACCMDGASDNQTAALGQSEIPNQDGSAGVAVGVDPCKGKCDHVCVGNDSCACMKGYKLKPDGRSCEDINECLLGSSTCRGGERCINTEGSFRCMREVSCGTGYELTESNDCKDIDECEAGIHNCGEQFTCQNTQGSFRCAPKNTCGSGFIQDALGSCIDINECVTQSSPCHRGQICVNTLGSYSCQRNSVNCGRGYHLNEEGTRCVDIDECKGAEQVCSGHACINQLGSYRCECETGYNFNSINRLCEDINECRHYPGRLCGHKCDNTPGSYKCSCTTGFQLARDGRNCDDVNECESNPCSQECANVYGSYQCYCRRGYQLNDIDAMTCEDIDECALPTGGHICSYRCHNTAGSFHCSCPTNGYTLAVNGRSCQDIDECVTGRHTCTENESCFNILGGYRCLSFDCPKNYRRVGQTRCERLLCNDSVDCPILPLRITYYYLTFPTNIPVLTNIFRMGASHTMPGDDIQVALTAGNEGGFFQAEHTPTGGMMSVARLIDKPQDFQLDLELRLRRYGMVSIYLAKILVFVTQEESKVPYNPFQE; translated from the exons gaGAAAAGCACACCGCAGTAGACGACTGCTGTAAAAACGGCCAGAAGCATGCGAGCGATAACAATGACTGTGCGTCCCTCCCCCTCATTTCCTCTTCAATGACTTGCAG GATAGCGCAGGAGCAGTGCTGTGTGTCAGTGCTGGAGGACAACATGTGTTCCACCGGAATCAACGTGGCAAAAGACCAGGGAGTCTGCGATTCTCTGCTTGCCGGCACTTGCGAGACCAAGACAACAAAG ATGTGCTGCGACTGTTGTCTCCTGGGAAAGGAAGCTCAGGACCTGAACATGCCCTGCGACCACAACCTGTCAGTGGGCTACCAGTGCAGCCTGGTGTCCCGGGCCTGCTGCATGGACGGAGCTTCAGACAACCAGACAGCAGCACTGGGACAGTCTGAAA TACCCAACCAGGACGGCAGCGCTGGCGTAGCAGTGGGAGTTGATCCATGCAAAG GGAAGTGTGACCACGTCTGCGTCGGGAATGACTCCTGCGCCTGCATGAAGGGCTATAAACTCAAACCGGACGGGAGGAGCTGTGAGG ACATCAACGAGTGCCTGCTGGGATCCAGCACCTGTCGGGGGGGAGAGCGTTGCATCAACACCGAGGGTTCGTTCCGCTGCATGAGAGAGGTCAGCTGCGGGACCGGCTACGAGCTCACCGAAAGCAACGACTGCAAAG ACATAGATGAGTGTGAGGCAGGCATCCACAACTGCGGTGAACAGTTCACGTGTCAAAACACCCAGGGGTCGTTCCGCTGCGCCCCGAAGAACACCTGCGGCTCGGGGTTCATCCAGGACGCGCTCGGAAGCTGCATCG ATATCAACGAATGCGTCACCCAGTCGAGTCCGTGCCACCGAGGGCAGATCTGCGTGAACACGCTCGGCTCCTACTCCTGCCAGAGGAACTCTGTGAACTGCGGTCGGGGATACCACCTCAATGAAGAGGGCACCCGCTGCGTCG ATATTGACGAGTGCAAAGGAGCCGAGCAGGTCTGCTCAGGCCACGCTTGCATCAACCAGTTGGGATCGTACCGCTGCGAGTGTGAAACCGGGTACAACTTCAACAGCATCAACCGGCTCTGTGAAG atattaatgAGTGCAGGCACTACCCTGGACGACTATGTGGTCACAAATGTGATAACACCCCTGGGTCCTACAAGTGTAGCTGCACCACAGGGTTCCAACTGGCTCGGGATGGCCGGAACTGCGACg ATGTGAATGAGTGTGAGAGCAACCCGTGCAGCCAGGAATGTGCCAACGTGTATGGCTCCTACCAGTGCTACTGTCGCCGTGGCTACCAGCTCAATGACATAGACGCCATGACTTGTGAAG ATATTGATGAATGCGCCCTTCCCACTGGTGGCCATATTTGTTCCTATCGCTGCCACAACACAGCGGGAAGCTTCCACTGCTCCTGCCCTACCAACGGCTACACGTTAGCAGTGAACGGGCGCAGCTGCCAGG ACATTGACGAATGTGTAACGGGAAGACACACATGCACGGAAAATGAGAGCTGCTTCAACATCCTGGGCGGGTACAGGTGCCTGTCCTTTGACTGTCCCAAAAACTACAGACGTGTTGGACAGAC TCGATGTGAACGCTTGCTTTGCAACGACTCTGTCGATTGCCCGATCTTGCCCCTGAGAATAACCTACTACTACCTCACGTTCCCCACCAACATTCCCGTCCTCACCAATATCTTCCGCATGGGCGCCTCCCACACGATGCCCGGCGATGACATCCAGGTGGCGCTCACCGCCGGCAACGAGGGGGGGTTCTTCCAGGCCGAGCACACGCCCACCGGCGGCATGATGTCGGTGGCAAGGCTCATCGACAAGCCGCAGGACTTCCAGCTGGACTTGGAGTTGAGGCTGCGCCGCTACGGCATGGTCTCCATTTACCTGGCTAAGATTCTGGTGTTTGTCACCCAGGAGGAGTCAAAAGTACCATACAACCCCTTCCAGGAGTAA